In the Candidatus Eisenbacteria bacterium genome, one interval contains:
- the bshB1 gene encoding bacillithiol biosynthesis deacetylase BshB1 produces the protein MSHVPRPPAADKPLDLLAIGAHPDDVDISCGGTLALAAAQGYAVGILDLTRGEMGTNGTPEMRASEAAEAARILGAAGRWNAGLPDGGIRSQDPEQERRLVEQLRQLRPAILLTHFPQDRHPDHVQASLISERASYLAGLARYKADGEPFRPAARFHYASRVGFNPTLVIDVTEMWEKKRLAMLAHKSQVTQEVPGVAPTQLNQPDFLERIESRMRHYGGMIGVRYGEPFFSDAPMGARSLAPIFGAPRPVPGAFTG, from the coding sequence CCTGCTCGCGATCGGGGCCCACCCCGACGACGTCGACATCAGCTGCGGCGGCACGCTCGCCCTGGCAGCCGCGCAAGGCTACGCGGTCGGAATCCTCGATCTCACTCGGGGAGAGATGGGCACCAACGGAACGCCGGAAATGCGCGCGTCCGAGGCCGCAGAGGCAGCGCGCATTCTCGGGGCGGCCGGCCGCTGGAACGCAGGGCTCCCGGACGGCGGGATCCGGTCTCAGGATCCGGAACAGGAGCGCCGCCTCGTCGAGCAACTCCGGCAGCTACGCCCCGCGATCCTTCTGACCCACTTTCCGCAAGATCGCCACCCCGACCACGTGCAGGCCTCGCTGATCTCGGAGCGCGCCTCGTATCTCGCGGGTCTCGCCCGTTACAAGGCGGACGGCGAGCCGTTCCGCCCGGCAGCTCGCTTCCACTACGCCTCGCGCGTCGGGTTCAACCCCACGCTCGTCATCGACGTCACGGAGATGTGGGAGAAGAAACGGTTGGCGATGCTCGCGCACAAGAGCCAGGTCACGCAGGAGGTCCCCGGAGTGGCCCCCACCCAGCTCAATCAGCCCGACTTTCTCGAGCGGATCGAATCGCGCATGCGGCACTACGGAGGAATGATCGGGGTCCGCTACGGCGAGCCCTTCTTCTCCGACGCCCCGATGGGCGCCCGCTCCCTCGCCCCGATCTTCGGCGCCCCCCGCCCCGTTCCCGGGGCGTTTACGGGCTGA